From the genome of Leptospira langatensis:
GATGTAGGGAAGTCGATCAGAATAAAAGAATATTAAAAATACCTCATGCACCGGAGCATATTGAAGGGATAGTGAATCTAAGAGGAGATTTGGTAACTATTCTCAATCTTCGTTCTTTGTTTGGGAAAGATAAGGAAAGTTCTGAAGATGGAAAATATTCGCTTATTCGTTTAAAAGGGAAAAAGGAATCTTTTGCAATATTGTCGGATTCCGTAGCTGATATTGTCGATGTGGCCGATCGAGATCTGGAAGGATGTCCGCCACATATGAACGAGAAGGAAAGTAAGTTTGTACAATCGGTAACGATCTTAAAGAATAGAACTATGATAATTTTGAGCAGGGAAGAATTACTTCGTCTCGAAGATGAGTAAGGAGAATATATGTTTGGTTTGATTTTTCAGGCAAAAGATAAGGAAAGCGAAAAAAAGCAAATGTCTGTCGTGCTGACGGATCAGGAAAGAGTAATGCGAGACGGCACTACTCTTGTCTCGATGACTGATTTAAAGGGCAAGGTAACTTACGCTAACAAAGAGTTTCTGGAAATTGCCGGCCTTACTCAGGATGAGATCATAGGGAAGCCGCATAATATCGTTCGGCACCCTGATATTCCCAGAAGCGTATTTAAGGACTTTTGGGAAACCATCCAAAGCGGTCAGCCATGGAGGGGGATTGTTAAAAATCGCTCAAATAACGGCGATTACTATTGGGTTGATGCAAATGTTGCACCTAAAGTAGAGAATGGAAGTATCGTCGGCTTTATGTCGGTAAGAAGAGTCCCTTCTCGTCAACACATCGAAAATGCTTCAAGTCTATACAAGGACATTATTTCCGG
Proteins encoded in this window:
- a CDS encoding chemotaxis protein CheW, giving the protein MGESENIRQYLCFNIGSDVYGIPLDGCREVDQNKRILKIPHAPEHIEGIVNLRGDLVTILNLRSLFGKDKESSEDGKYSLIRLKGKKESFAILSDSVADIVDVADRDLEGCPPHMNEKESKFVQSVTILKNRTMIILSREELLRLEDE